A genomic window from Variovorax paradoxus includes:
- a CDS encoding CHASE2 domain-containing protein yields the protein MRELRRHWPRIAITLLPVLLALAHATGAWPLTALERLDRLIYDIRLRATMPGTPDARVVIIDVDDASLARQGQWPWARDKIARLTTELMTRQQAAVLGFDVMFLEPDRSSGLDRLREMASGPLGSVPGLAAEVERLAPGLDHDATFAAALSGRRVALGYYFTRTEAPSAKGQLPAAPLLPAGVFPSGGIYATTWNGFGASLPALAQAAPMAGFLNTLVGANGDGVIRSVPLIARYEGDKAQPGYYESLGLAVYRLANGSPPVQPAFAPGGGATPQLESLRVGRLRIPVDGTGSMHVPFRGPGGADGGSFRYVPAADVLEGRLRPGELKDKIVLLGATAPGLQDLRATPVEAAFPGVEVHANVVSALLDHRLLSVPDYAVGYEVLLVAVTGLVLAFGLSLLSASRALLLAAGTIAALIGLNTWLYVSHSLVLPLASTLAMTALAFVFNMSWGYFVESRARRGLVRLFGTYVPPQLVNEMMEHPGRYSMRAESKPMTVMFCDMRDFTRLSEQMAPAELQAFLNTVFSRLTNVISAHRGTIDKYMGDCVMAFWGAPIDTPDHATLAVRAALDMADAVHDINRIHRASGRPEISVGIGINSGVMSVGDMGSTARRSYTVVGDAVNLASRLEGLSGHYGVEVVASGATCELAPDYIWQELDSVRVKGKAQAVAVFTPLAVRTPEAAAQTQQLLGRWSEVLAAYRRQDWAMGRNLLAPLLAADAKKVLYQLYAQRLASMALRPQDPNWDGATRFETK from the coding sequence GTGAGGGAACTGCGGCGGCACTGGCCGCGCATCGCCATCACCCTGCTGCCCGTGTTGCTGGCGCTGGCGCATGCCACCGGCGCCTGGCCGCTGACCGCGCTCGAACGCCTTGACCGGCTGATCTACGACATTCGCCTGCGCGCCACCATGCCGGGTACACCCGACGCGCGGGTCGTGATCATCGACGTCGACGACGCCAGCCTGGCGCGCCAGGGCCAATGGCCTTGGGCACGCGACAAGATCGCCCGCCTCACCACGGAACTGATGACCCGCCAGCAGGCGGCCGTGCTCGGCTTCGACGTCATGTTTCTCGAGCCGGACCGCAGCTCGGGCCTCGACAGGCTGCGGGAGATGGCGAGCGGGCCTCTGGGCAGCGTGCCGGGGCTGGCCGCCGAGGTCGAGCGACTGGCGCCTGGCCTCGACCATGACGCCACCTTCGCCGCGGCGCTGAGCGGCCGGCGCGTGGCACTGGGCTACTACTTCACGCGGACCGAGGCGCCGAGTGCCAAGGGACAGCTGCCTGCTGCCCCCTTGCTGCCAGCCGGGGTCTTCCCCTCGGGCGGGATCTACGCAACGACCTGGAACGGCTTCGGTGCCAGCCTGCCGGCACTGGCGCAGGCCGCGCCAATGGCGGGTTTCCTGAATACGCTGGTCGGTGCCAACGGCGACGGCGTCATTCGCAGCGTTCCGCTCATCGCCCGCTACGAGGGCGACAAGGCGCAGCCGGGCTACTACGAGTCGCTGGGGCTCGCCGTCTACCGCCTCGCGAACGGATCGCCGCCCGTGCAGCCGGCCTTTGCGCCCGGAGGAGGCGCCACGCCGCAGCTCGAATCGCTGAGAGTGGGCCGCCTGCGAATTCCGGTCGACGGCACGGGCAGCATGCACGTGCCGTTTCGTGGCCCCGGTGGTGCGGACGGTGGATCGTTCCGCTATGTGCCCGCCGCCGACGTGCTCGAAGGCCGGCTCAGGCCGGGCGAGCTGAAAGACAAGATCGTGCTGCTGGGCGCCACGGCCCCAGGGCTGCAGGATCTGCGCGCCACGCCTGTCGAGGCTGCGTTTCCGGGCGTGGAAGTGCATGCCAACGTTGTCTCCGCCCTGCTCGACCATCGCCTGCTCAGCGTGCCCGACTACGCGGTGGGCTATGAAGTGCTGCTGGTCGCGGTGACGGGGCTCGTGCTGGCCTTCGGGCTGTCGTTGCTGTCGGCATCGCGCGCCCTGCTGCTGGCCGCGGGGACGATCGCCGCGCTGATCGGGCTCAACACCTGGCTGTACGTGAGCCACAGCCTCGTGCTGCCGCTGGCGTCGACGCTGGCGATGACGGCGCTGGCCTTCGTGTTCAACATGAGCTGGGGCTATTTCGTCGAATCGCGCGCGCGGCGCGGCCTGGTGCGGCTCTTCGGTACCTACGTGCCGCCGCAGCTCGTCAACGAAATGATGGAGCACCCCGGCCGCTACAGCATGCGCGCCGAGAGCAAGCCCATGACCGTGATGTTCTGCGACATGCGCGACTTCACCCGTCTGTCGGAGCAGATGGCGCCGGCCGAACTGCAGGCCTTTCTCAACACCGTCTTCAGCCGGCTCACCAACGTCATCAGCGCGCACCGCGGCACCATCGACAAGTACATGGGCGACTGCGTCATGGCCTTCTGGGGCGCACCCATCGACACGCCCGACCACGCCACGCTCGCCGTGCGGGCCGCGCTCGACATGGCCGATGCCGTGCACGACATCAACCGCATCCACCGCGCCAGCGGCCGGCCCGAGATCAGCGTGGGCATCGGCATCAACAGCGGCGTGATGAGCGTGGGCGACATGGGCTCCACCGCACGCCGCAGCTATACCGTGGTCGGCGACGCGGTCAATCTCGCATCCCGCCTCGAGGGCCTGAGCGGACACTATGGCGTGGAAGTCGTGGCCAGCGGCGCGACATGCGAACTGGCGCCCGACTACATCTGGCAAGAACTCGATAGCGTTCGCGTCAAGGGAAAGGCACAAGCCGTTGCCGTTTTTACGCCTCTGGCCGTACGCACACCCGAAGCCGCGGCGCAGACGCAGCAACTGCTCGGCCGCTGGAGCGAAGTGCTCGCGGCCTACCGACGGCAGGACTGGGCGATGGGCCGAAACTTGCTGGCCCCCCTGCTCGCCGCCGATGCCAAAAAAGTCCTTTACCAGCTCTACGCCCAGCGTTTAGCCTCGATGGCGTTGCGACCGCAAGACCCGAACTGGGATGGCGCGACCCGGTTCGAAACCAAATGA
- a CDS encoding 3',5'-cyclic-nucleotide phosphodiesterase, whose product MQVRVLGCSGAIAKDCRTTSFLVDTDLLVDAGTGVGDLTLEEMVRIDDVVLTHSHLDHIAALPLMLDAVGSRRTQPLRVHALKATIDALRAHVFNNVIWPDFESIPSIEAPFVSFHDIAVGQRLPLGSREPKLVEVLPAVHTVPACGFAVRRAEGGAHWVFSGDTERNAPFWERVNALDVAMLVIETAFSSREQALAERSLHLSPAVLADELAHIGPGKQYPIYITHTKPTETDEIMSQIEALMDEQVAGLAQRDIRWLKADGILIC is encoded by the coding sequence ATGCAGGTTCGTGTGCTGGGTTGCTCGGGCGCCATCGCCAAAGACTGCCGCACCACCTCTTTCCTGGTCGACACGGACCTGCTCGTCGATGCGGGCACGGGCGTCGGAGACCTCACGCTCGAAGAGATGGTCCGCATCGACGATGTCGTGCTCACCCACAGCCACCTCGACCACATTGCAGCGCTCCCCCTGATGCTCGACGCCGTGGGCAGCCGCCGCACTCAGCCGCTGCGCGTGCATGCGCTGAAAGCCACCATCGATGCGCTGCGGGCGCATGTGTTCAACAACGTCATCTGGCCGGATTTCGAGAGCATTCCCAGCATCGAGGCGCCGTTCGTGAGCTTTCACGACATTGCGGTCGGGCAACGGCTGCCGCTGGGCAGCCGCGAGCCCAAGCTGGTCGAGGTGCTGCCCGCGGTTCATACGGTGCCGGCTTGCGGCTTTGCCGTGCGACGGGCCGAAGGCGGCGCCCATTGGGTGTTCAGCGGGGATACCGAGCGCAACGCGCCCTTCTGGGAGCGAGTGAATGCGCTCGACGTGGCGATGCTGGTGATCGAAACAGCCTTCAGCAGCCGCGAGCAGGCGCTGGCCGAGCGCAGCCTGCACCTGTCGCCCGCGGTGCTGGCTGACGAGTTGGCGCACATCGGGCCGGGAAAGCAATACCCGATCTACATCACCCATACCAAGCCCACTGAAACCGACGAAATCATGAGCCAGATCGAGGCGCTGATGGACGAGCAGGTGGCGGGGCTGGCACAGCGGGATATTCGCTGGCTGAAGGCGGATGGGATCCTGATTTGCTGA
- a CDS encoding pilin → MNRRTLARRAQAGFTLIELMIVVAIIGILAAIAIPQYQTYIAKSQVTRVVGETGALKTSVETCILDGKLTVGAATTAAPNLCDPQASASNLLTGAVQGTGAAASGNGYPQVKTPLTGTGGDTITGTLGSNAAAAIAGKKIQWTRDANGTWTCLTDADSKYAPPACKNGTVT, encoded by the coding sequence ATGAACCGTCGTACTCTCGCCCGCCGCGCACAGGCCGGCTTTACCCTAATCGAATTGATGATCGTTGTGGCGATCATTGGTATTTTGGCTGCTATCGCGATTCCCCAGTACCAAACGTACATCGCCAAGTCGCAAGTGACGCGTGTTGTTGGCGAAACTGGCGCGCTGAAAACATCGGTCGAAACCTGTATTCTGGACGGCAAGCTGACTGTCGGTGCCGCGACCACGGCTGCTCCCAACCTTTGCGATCCCCAAGCAAGTGCATCTAACCTTCTGACGGGCGCAGTGCAAGGTACTGGCGCCGCCGCCAGCGGCAATGGTTACCCCCAAGTGAAGACGCCTTTGACCGGCACTGGCGGCGACACCATCACCGGCACGTTGGGTAGCAATGCAGCTGCTGCTATCGCGGGCAAGAAGATTCAGTGGACGCGTGACGCAAACGGTACGTGGACCTGTCTGACCGACGCTGACTCCAAGTACGCTCCGCCGGCTTGCAAGAACGGCACTGTTACGTAA
- a CDS encoding PilC/PilY family type IV pilus protein has product MNKISILAARLAGTAALAGAFLGMPGLAGAASLADQPVFATSNVPGNLALTLSVEWPTASRTAHTAAYSSASTFLGYFDPAKCYSYVVDTTANETNTGDKSFFDPTAVGTNRKCDGTKWSGNFLNWAATATIDPFRWAMTGGRRVVDTATDTILEKGYHAGQGLFDDRTLPTTEIAGATPFSNATSLGISVNGRKYAMRITASGASLKGEYYNAANKTLTGTPTVTVNQDTVDHDWGNGAPVTGIGADNFAARFTGTFVAPSTGTYTFRVRADDGVRLWISGVQLINKWIDQGATSYDATVLLTAGQSFDVKIEYYENGGGAVMQFLWKKPTDNGFSTFTSDIGAAVTNDYTMRNRVCNPNAPGGVESNCKQYGNNWKPEGLIQQYARRMRFSAFGYLNEDGNGRDGGVMRARQKFVGPLQPVPGLPDTSNASKEWDENTGVFVRNPNPADATATSANGVTIADSGVINYLNKFGQIIPGNYKSNDPVSELYYAALRYYRNLGNVPEWSNLNTTDTNTTAKRLDGFPVITNWDDPIQYSCQRNFVLGIGDIYTHADKNVPGNTNNANEPAMPAKVTADTTVDAVVATNKVGQLQGMGDDLGTRTNISNGCCSNNSARMAGLAYDANTKDIRPDDATKSNTVGKQTVQTYWVDVLEQAFQANNQFYLAAKFGGLKIPTSMQSTFNPYTFNDTIPQAWWATSGDMLTDTRNGGTTQPRPDNYFTAGRPDSMVDGLTKAFASIANAIKSFTTSFSLSSPQVSSSGAASYASQYDSNGWTGVLSGSQLTFPAGVPTLTEMWNTSTTLENQLAGAGWDTARRVLTWNGTAGVPFRKANLTSAQSTALDTPWVTGDDSGDFLNYLRGDRSKEKTTTDDTKPYRRRALLLGDIVNAKVTPVGPPSGQFSNTVNPGYAKFKTDYASRPTIVYAGANDGMMHAFNGALTGTTAGQELFAYVPSMLFSGPSSPATPALNGLGQLGNPDYEHRYYVDASPKTFDIDFNTAGGVFTTTTTGNNSDWHTVLIGGLGKGGKGFYAIDVTDPTSMTSEDNIKGKVLWEFSSATTGVGNTLGYSFGTPVVLKTKKYGWVVVLTSGYNNTDGYGYVYFVNPKTGALLEKVQTGNASAGLTQLTAYITDFTDGTADALYAGDLNGQLWRFDVTAAKGSSGSYPAPLKLATLADASGTAQPITTQPLIEIDPKSKKRYVLFGTGQLLDTVDINSTAGQSFYAIIDGTATGFGSGGTYPITRSNLGALTEANLTGTTAFNLGTQLGWYLDLGKDATSGITWRVTLGPTSFNGVVVFSSLLTTGDACSPSGQSRIYAVNYGSGTTALTTGAAYVGYSSAITDIQIINNNGRMQGIAGNVKGEVNQPPIDFGKGTGLRLLNWREVPTID; this is encoded by the coding sequence ATGAACAAGATTTCCATCCTTGCCGCGCGTCTCGCCGGCACCGCAGCGCTGGCCGGCGCATTCCTCGGCATGCCTGGGTTGGCTGGCGCTGCCAGTCTGGCGGACCAGCCGGTCTTCGCCACGTCCAACGTGCCCGGCAACCTGGCGCTGACGCTGTCTGTGGAATGGCCGACGGCCTCCCGCACCGCGCACACCGCCGCCTACTCCAGCGCCAGCACATTCCTGGGTTACTTCGACCCGGCCAAGTGCTACAGCTATGTGGTAGACACCACCGCCAACGAAACCAACACCGGCGACAAGAGCTTCTTCGATCCGACGGCCGTGGGCACCAACCGCAAGTGCGATGGCACGAAGTGGAGCGGCAACTTCCTGAACTGGGCGGCCACGGCGACCATCGACCCGTTCCGCTGGGCAATGACCGGCGGCAGACGCGTGGTGGACACAGCCACCGACACCATCCTGGAGAAGGGCTATCACGCGGGGCAAGGCCTGTTCGACGACCGCACCCTTCCCACCACCGAGATCGCGGGCGCCACACCGTTCAGCAACGCCACCAGCCTCGGCATTTCGGTCAATGGCCGCAAGTATGCGATGCGCATCACCGCATCCGGTGCGTCGTTGAAAGGCGAGTACTACAACGCCGCCAACAAGACTCTTACAGGCACCCCCACTGTCACGGTGAATCAGGACACCGTGGACCACGACTGGGGCAACGGCGCGCCCGTGACGGGCATTGGCGCGGACAATTTCGCCGCGCGCTTCACGGGCACCTTCGTGGCGCCTTCCACCGGCACCTACACCTTCCGGGTGCGGGCGGACGACGGCGTGCGCCTGTGGATTTCCGGCGTGCAGTTGATCAACAAGTGGATCGACCAAGGAGCGACCAGCTATGACGCCACAGTCCTGCTCACTGCCGGGCAAAGCTTCGACGTGAAGATCGAGTACTACGAGAACGGCGGCGGTGCGGTGATGCAGTTCCTGTGGAAGAAGCCCACGGACAATGGCTTCAGCACCTTCACCAGCGACATCGGTGCCGCGGTCACCAACGACTACACAATGCGCAACAGGGTATGCAACCCCAACGCACCTGGCGGCGTGGAGAGCAACTGCAAACAGTATGGGAACAACTGGAAGCCCGAGGGCCTGATCCAGCAGTACGCGCGCCGCATGCGCTTCAGCGCCTTCGGCTATCTGAACGAGGACGGCAACGGCCGTGACGGCGGCGTGATGCGCGCACGCCAGAAGTTCGTGGGGCCGCTGCAACCGGTGCCCGGCCTGCCCGACACCAGCAACGCATCGAAGGAATGGGATGAGAACACCGGCGTGTTCGTTCGCAACCCCAACCCGGCCGACGCCACCGCCACCTCGGCCAACGGCGTGACCATTGCCGACAGCGGCGTGATCAACTACCTCAACAAGTTCGGCCAGATCATTCCCGGTAACTACAAGTCGAACGACCCGGTCAGCGAGCTCTACTACGCGGCGCTGCGCTACTACCGCAACCTGGGCAACGTGCCGGAGTGGAGCAACCTCAACACCACCGACACCAACACGACGGCGAAACGCCTCGACGGCTTTCCGGTCATCACCAATTGGGACGACCCGATCCAGTATTCGTGCCAGCGCAACTTCGTTCTGGGCATCGGCGACATCTACACCCACGCCGACAAGAACGTGCCCGGCAATACGAACAACGCGAACGAACCCGCGATGCCTGCAAAGGTCACGGCCGACACGACCGTCGATGCGGTGGTAGCCACCAACAAGGTCGGCCAGCTGCAAGGCATGGGCGACGACCTCGGCACGCGTACCAATATTTCGAACGGCTGCTGCAGCAATAACTCGGCGCGCATGGCCGGGCTTGCCTACGACGCGAACACCAAGGACATCCGGCCTGACGACGCGACCAAGTCAAACACCGTCGGCAAGCAGACAGTGCAAACCTACTGGGTCGACGTGCTCGAGCAGGCTTTCCAGGCGAACAACCAGTTCTACCTGGCGGCGAAGTTCGGGGGACTCAAGATACCCACGAGCATGCAGAGCACTTTCAACCCATACACCTTCAACGACACCATTCCGCAAGCCTGGTGGGCAACAAGCGGCGACATGCTCACGGATACCCGAAACGGCGGCACCACGCAGCCGCGGCCCGACAACTACTTCACCGCGGGCCGACCCGACTCGATGGTGGATGGTCTGACGAAGGCATTCGCGAGCATTGCCAACGCCATCAAGTCGTTTACCACTTCGTTCTCGCTGTCCAGCCCGCAGGTGTCGTCTTCCGGTGCGGCGTCCTATGCATCGCAATATGACTCGAACGGATGGACCGGCGTGCTTTCCGGCAGCCAGCTCACTTTCCCGGCCGGCGTGCCGACTCTCACGGAGATGTGGAACACCTCCACCACGTTGGAAAACCAACTTGCCGGCGCCGGCTGGGATACCGCACGTCGGGTGCTCACCTGGAACGGTACTGCTGGCGTGCCCTTCCGCAAGGCAAACCTGACCTCGGCCCAATCCACCGCACTCGATACGCCGTGGGTGACAGGCGACGACAGCGGCGACTTTCTCAACTATCTGCGTGGCGACCGAAGCAAGGAGAAGACGACCACCGACGACACCAAACCTTACCGCCGCCGCGCATTGCTGCTCGGGGACATCGTGAATGCGAAGGTCACACCCGTAGGACCACCCTCGGGCCAGTTCTCGAACACGGTCAACCCCGGCTATGCGAAGTTCAAGACGGACTACGCCTCCCGACCGACCATCGTCTACGCAGGCGCCAACGACGGCATGATGCACGCATTCAACGGCGCATTGACCGGAACCACCGCCGGCCAGGAGCTGTTCGCGTACGTGCCGAGCATGCTGTTCTCGGGCCCCAGCAGCCCCGCCACGCCGGCGCTCAACGGCTTGGGACAGCTCGGCAACCCGGACTACGAACACCGTTACTACGTTGACGCGTCTCCGAAGACCTTCGACATCGACTTCAATACCGCGGGCGGCGTCTTCACCACCACGACCACCGGCAACAACTCGGACTGGCACACCGTGCTGATCGGCGGTCTTGGCAAGGGTGGCAAGGGCTTCTATGCCATCGATGTCACCGACCCCACAAGCATGACCAGCGAGGACAACATCAAGGGCAAGGTGCTCTGGGAGTTCTCCAGCGCGACCACGGGTGTCGGCAATACCTTGGGCTACAGCTTCGGTACGCCAGTGGTTCTGAAGACCAAGAAGTACGGCTGGGTCGTGGTCCTCACTTCGGGCTACAACAACACCGATGGCTACGGCTATGTGTATTTTGTGAACCCGAAGACTGGCGCGCTGCTCGAGAAGGTGCAAACGGGCAATGCGTCGGCGGGCCTGACGCAGCTGACCGCCTACATCACCGACTTCACGGACGGTACCGCCGACGCACTCTACGCGGGCGACCTGAACGGGCAGCTCTGGCGCTTTGACGTGACGGCGGCGAAGGGCAGCAGCGGTTCCTACCCTGCACCATTGAAGCTGGCGACCCTGGCGGATGCCAGCGGTACGGCCCAACCGATCACGACGCAGCCTCTGATTGAAATCGATCCCAAGAGCAAGAAGCGCTATGTGCTGTTCGGCACAGGTCAACTGCTCGACACAGTGGACATCAATTCGACGGCGGGTCAGTCGTTCTACGCGATCATCGATGGCACTGCGACGGGTTTCGGCAGCGGAGGCACCTACCCGATCACACGCAGCAACCTGGGTGCGCTCACCGAGGCCAACCTGACAGGTACCACCGCGTTCAACCTAGGAACGCAGTTGGGCTGGTATCTCGACCTGGGCAAGGACGCGACTTCGGGGATTACCTGGCGCGTGACGCTGGGGCCGACGTCGTTCAACGGGGTCGTGGTGTTTTCCAGCCTGCTGACCACCGGCGATGCTTGCAGCCCCTCGGGTCAGAGCCGCATCTATGCGGTGAACTACGGGTCCGGCACGACCGCGCTGACCACAGGGGCCGCGTATGTCGGCTACAGCAGTGCGATCACGGACATTCAAATCATCAACAACAACGGCCGGATGCAGGGCATCGCGGGCAATGTGAAGGGTGAAGTGAACCAGCCGCCGATTGACTTCGGCAAGGGGACGGGGCTGCGGTTGTTGAATTGGCGGGAAGTGCCGACGATTGATTGA
- a CDS encoding pilus assembly PilX family protein — MITSLHRQRRERGVVLLICLIVLVILLAGGVAVMRSMNTSLSGAGNLAFKRDLVNQGEQAGVKALALFSTGALSAVGADYNDAKASNYSAVRLDSNDRGIPLALLKDDLYNAKASDTIERTADFVKIRYLIDRLCNTSGAASKSTCVYAPATTDVRGGSVQESGRPPPPKALVYRLSVRVDGPRDTQVFLQSSFTKPE; from the coding sequence ATGATTACTTCCTTGCACCGGCAGCGCCGGGAGCGCGGCGTTGTGCTGCTCATCTGCCTGATCGTTCTTGTCATCCTGCTCGCGGGCGGCGTGGCGGTGATGCGCTCGATGAACACATCACTTTCCGGTGCCGGCAACCTTGCCTTCAAGCGCGACCTCGTCAACCAGGGCGAGCAAGCGGGGGTCAAGGCCTTGGCGCTGTTCAGCACTGGCGCCCTGTCTGCCGTGGGCGCCGACTACAACGACGCGAAGGCGTCGAACTACAGCGCGGTCAGGCTCGACTCCAACGACCGCGGCATTCCGCTCGCGCTTCTGAAGGACGATCTCTACAACGCCAAGGCATCCGACACCATCGAACGGACCGCAGATTTCGTGAAGATCCGCTACCTCATCGACCGCCTGTGCAACACCTCCGGCGCCGCAAGCAAGAGCACCTGCGTCTACGCCCCCGCCACCACCGACGTGCGCGGCGGCAGCGTCCAGGAATCGGGACGCCCGCCGCCGCCCAAGGCGCTGGTCTACCGACTGAGCGTGCGCGTGGACGGCCCTCGCGACACGCAGGTCTTCCTGCAGTCCTCCTTCACGAAGCCCGAATAA
- a CDS encoding PilW family protein: MRERGLTLIELLVAMVIALVVTLAVTSAVIFGESTKRTTTSVNDINQSGSYAAYLLDRAVRSAGSGFTQSWDLGVFGCKLQAKRSNTAILPRTTVFPVPFEKFLGNATGVADLRVAPLLIGKGQSSDGKSDVLMVMGGNAASGDVPRPIISAGASDNIVRLDNTVQLKKNDIALVSQVGTTDCLLEQVDSSFVDSANNELATLNGTYYTAGVGTTLASLAASGSAYFTPLGNGAANNVQFQLFSIGANNTLVSYDLLRSDGTDAPQTLADGVMEMHALYGLDTNTDGIIDTWKAPDATGFDISTMMKDGKLSRQVVAVRVGLILRSATLERDLVSQTIPEMFSDTGLKRDAVTLTNDDRRYRYRVVEFTIPLRNILLLPKS; this comes from the coding sequence ATGCGCGAACGCGGCCTCACCTTGATCGAGCTTCTGGTTGCCATGGTCATCGCATTGGTGGTGACGCTGGCAGTCACAAGCGCCGTGATCTTCGGCGAATCGACCAAGCGCACGACCACGTCCGTCAACGACATCAATCAATCGGGCTCCTACGCCGCCTACCTGCTGGACCGCGCAGTGCGCAGCGCCGGCTCCGGCTTCACCCAGTCGTGGGACCTGGGCGTATTCGGGTGCAAGCTGCAGGCCAAGCGCAGCAACACAGCGATCCTGCCGCGCACCACGGTTTTCCCGGTGCCGTTCGAGAAATTCCTCGGCAACGCTACCGGTGTCGCAGATCTGCGCGTCGCACCGCTGCTGATCGGCAAGGGGCAGTCGTCGGACGGCAAGTCCGACGTGCTGATGGTGATGGGTGGAAATGCCGCATCCGGCGATGTTCCGCGCCCGATCATCTCGGCAGGTGCAAGCGACAACATTGTTCGACTGGACAACACAGTGCAGTTGAAGAAGAACGACATCGCGCTGGTCAGCCAGGTCGGCACCACGGACTGTCTGCTCGAGCAGGTCGACTCCTCCTTTGTGGACAGCGCGAACAACGAACTCGCGACGCTCAACGGCACCTACTACACCGCAGGCGTCGGCACGACGCTGGCCTCGCTGGCGGCCAGCGGCAGCGCTTACTTCACGCCGCTGGGCAACGGTGCGGCCAACAACGTGCAGTTTCAGCTCTTCAGCATCGGTGCAAACAACACGCTGGTCAGCTACGACCTGCTGCGCAGCGACGGCACCGACGCCCCACAGACCCTGGCCGACGGCGTCATGGAGATGCATGCGCTCTATGGCCTGGACACCAATACGGACGGCATCATCGACACGTGGAAGGCACCTGATGCTACGGGCTTCGACATCAGCACCATGATGAAGGACGGGAAGCTCAGCAGGCAGGTGGTCGCCGTGCGCGTGGGACTGATCCTGCGTAGCGCGACCCTCGAGCGCGACCTCGTCTCGCAGACCATTCCGGAAATGTTCAGCGACACGGGCCTCAAACGCGACGCCGTCACTCTCACGAACGACGACCGTCGCTACCGTTATCGCGTCGTCGAATTCACCATCCCGTTGCGCAACATCCTGTTGCTGCCCAAATCATGA
- a CDS encoding fimbrial assembly protein — MKHPRETTRRRRSQAGIALLEVLVSVLLFSLGLLGLIGLQARAVSFSVDAEDRNRAALLANEVVALMWLNQSSTVPAAALDAWKLRVATPTTGGLPNGVGKVDVAGTGKAADVTITWQAPSRSTGSQLTTHVELP; from the coding sequence ATGAAACACCCACGCGAAACAACTCGCCGCCGCCGCAGCCAGGCCGGCATCGCACTGCTTGAAGTTCTGGTGTCAGTACTGCTCTTTTCCCTGGGCTTGCTGGGCCTGATCGGCCTGCAGGCACGCGCCGTCAGCTTCTCGGTGGATGCCGAAGACCGCAACCGCGCGGCGCTGCTCGCCAATGAAGTGGTGGCGCTGATGTGGCTCAACCAATCATCCACGGTGCCGGCCGCGGCGCTGGATGCCTGGAAGCTGCGTGTCGCCACGCCGACGACCGGTGGTTTGCCCAATGGCGTCGGCAAGGTCGACGTCGCCGGCACAGGCAAGGCGGCCGACGTGACTATCACCTGGCAAGCCCCGTCGCGCAGCACGGGCAGCCAACTCACGACACATGTGGAGCTGCCTTGA
- a CDS encoding prepilin-type N-terminal cleavage/methylation domain-containing protein: MLKTSFSQRHRRGFTLVEMIVVVAIMGLLAALAAPSMLGWVRNNKIRTVSDSLQNGLRQAQAEATRRSRQVVFSLTDDKPTTTSYTAKASGSNWAISTVVPTDSDATAAFVEAGILRDVGSSVAISGPISICFSSIGRIVANDTPGPTSAKCTAAAVQYDISMSDSKTGDRPLRVLVSLGGQVRMCDPARTLSATQPDGCP, encoded by the coding sequence ATGCTGAAAACCAGCTTCTCCCAGCGTCATCGCAGGGGGTTCACGCTGGTCGAAATGATCGTCGTGGTGGCAATCATGGGGCTGCTCGCGGCGCTCGCTGCGCCGTCGATGCTCGGCTGGGTACGCAACAACAAGATTCGCACGGTCAGCGATTCGCTGCAGAACGGCTTGCGGCAGGCTCAGGCAGAGGCCACCCGCCGCAGCCGGCAAGTGGTGTTCTCGCTCACGGACGACAAGCCAACAACCACCAGCTATACAGCCAAGGCCTCAGGCAGCAACTGGGCCATCAGCACGGTGGTCCCGACCGACTCCGATGCAACAGCGGCATTTGTCGAAGCGGGCATCCTGCGCGATGTCGGCTCCAGCGTGGCGATTTCCGGCCCCATCTCCATCTGCTTCAGCTCGATCGGCCGCATCGTGGCAAACGACACGCCGGGCCCCACCAGCGCGAAGTGCACAGCCGCAGCCGTCCAGTACGACATCTCGATGAGCGACAGCAAGACGGGTGACCGCCCGCTGCGCGTCCTCGTCTCGCTGGGTGGGCAAGTCCGCATGTGCGACCCGGCGAGAACCCTTTCAGCCACACAGCCCGACGGCTGCCCCTAG